AAACGGATTGTTTCTCGGAAAAGCTGCTTAAAATTTTCTTTATGCTTAGCGCGGAAGCGGCAAATAGCAGAATGATCAGGGATTATATTTCCAGTAAGCCACCGGAAAGCAATATCTTCTTCGCATAAAGCAGATATTTTCCGAGAAGAGCGTATTCCTTTGCTATATGCATAAATAAGAATACGAATCATCATAGCAGGGTCATAAGGCGGCTTTCCCTCGTGAGAGTAGCTTTCATAAAAACTTGATAAATCAATATTTTCTACACAAGAATCGATCAACCTGACACTGTGGTTTTTTGATATCCAGTCATCAATCGAAGGTGGCAACAGGTAGAGTTGATCTCGATGCCCTTTAATGAACCCTCTAGCCATTTTTAGCTCCAATTTGTAATGTAATTTGCATTGAAATTACATTATTCATTAGCAAATAACTGTATTTAAAGCAAGAATTAATCTATGGGTATTGCGACAGACTCTTAACGGGTCGCAGAATTTTTTTCAGGCAAAAAGTCGGTTCCAAACATCTATGCCCAAATGCTGTAAAAGCACGTGGGTTAGTGTCCCCAAGGCAATGGCAATGCCATAACAGAGCCTGGGGCTTGTATTCGTTGATTGGGGGGAGGAATCGGGAATGTATCGACGCACCAAAACCAAGGTCTTCAGGCCTTCCCAGGTTCGTTGCATGAGAGTTCGAGCGTAGCCGCGATGTACGAGCAACAAAAGCACGGCATATAGTCCGCCAAAGATGGCAGTGAATAATGCGGAGACGAATACGCCCTTGGCCCCGAGTACAGCGCCTATAGCGCCCATGAGCTTGGTGTCGCCAGCGCCCATGCCACCAAAAATGTAGGGTGGCAAAAAAAGGGCAGTACCAAGGAGCATACCGGTTACGCCAAAGGCTAAACCGTTCAGTCCGGTAAATGCAGTATGGTAAATGAGGGCAAAGAGAGCTAAGGGAAAATTGAGCAGATTGGGGATTTTCTGATATCTCAAATCATAAAGGGCCGCAAAGATAAGGGCCGGAAATAGCAGGAGTGGAAGAATAAATTCAGGTTGCAAAGTACTCATTTAGGCATCTTGCACCTAGAGTTTTTCGAATTCGTTCTTGGCTTCAGAAAACAAATCGTTGGTAGCTAGCCCCAGGGCAGTGACGGCAACTATAATCACAACAGCAATAAGTGAAATCATGATAGCGTATTCGGTCGCTGTCGCGCCTTGTTCGTCGAAAAAAAAAGTAAATAGTCCGTTCAGCATAATAGTCGATCCCTATAAAAAAATTTGAAATTGATGGAGCGCGAAAAAAGTAAATTTAAAATCTCACGCTCCATCATTATTTTTTAACCTTAACTATTATCCCGCGCTATCAACTTTATTGGCGACTTCATTGAAAATATTATTTAAAGAGTTGCCCAAGAAAGTAACAGCAGCAATAATAACAATCGCGATCAAAGCAACCATTAAGCCGTACTCTACAGCGGTTGCCCCTTCCTCAGCCCTGAAAAAGTTCATCAGCTTGTCCATGCAATCCTCCTTTGCAAGTTACGTAAAGAGTGGTTCCTGGCGAAAGTGTCTCAACTACCTTGTAAATAAGAACTTTCCTACCCAGGCCAACAACCCAAATGCACATGGTATAAAGCAAAATGTTCGCGAGCAAAAAGCTAGTAGCTGGAAATCTTGTGAGTTTGTCTATTCGATACACAGGGGGGGGGAGGGGTGTCAAGCACAAAAATAAATATTTCAAAAGGCGCTTTCATTTTCTAGGCTATATCTCTCGAAAAATTAGATTTTCTTTGTATCTGAGGATGATTGAGTAAATTGCTGTGTCAAGCAATGAACACCCTTATCAATCCCATCGTTGACCATTTTTTGAAATTATGACGGCTTCGCAGGTATCAGGTATATGAAAACTTTTTCGTCAATCCCAATAGTTCTACAGTGACAGATTGCGATTCGGGAGCTTAGCTTTCGGGACCGTCAAGCGCGCCGCCTGCTCTGAAGAGTCTGGGGTAAGCCGATCTGTTTTTGAGATATAAATTCTACTGCAGATACCATTTTGACAATTCGAATTCTGATAGCTTAAGTACAACGTACTATGTTTCCAAAATGCGAACCTCACCAGCCCACTATGTTGTCAATCATCTGCCCATTGCGCGATGAGGAGGATTCGGTTCAGCCCTTTTTTGCCCGCCTTTTGCCGGTGCTTAAGGACTTGGAGCTGGATTTTGAAATCATTTGCGTCAACGACGGCAGCCAGGACAAAACATTGGAGCGCTTGCAGGCCGCTAGGGAGCTTGAGTCGAGAATCAGGATTCTTGATCTGTCTCGCAACTTCGGTAAGGAAGCGGCCTTAACCTGCGGACTGGATCATACCCGAGGCCAGGCCGTGATCCCGATCGATGCAGACCTCCAGGATCCACCGGAATTGATCGTAGACATGGTCCACATGTGGCAGCAGGGTTGTGAAGTGGTCCTGGCTCAGCGAACGGATCGCTCATCGGACAACTGGCTCAAGCGCAAAACCGCAGAGTGGTTCTATCGGTTACATAACGCCATTTCCCGACCGACCATCATCCCCAATGTGGGCGATTTTCGCCTCATGGATCGCAAGGTTGTTGAGGCCCTGAAAATGTTGCCTGAGCGGGGGAGATTTATGAAAGGGATTTTTTCCTGGGTCGGATTTCGTCAGGCAATCCTCCCCTATGCTCGAGATGTGCGAAAAACAGGAAAAAGCAAATTTTCCACTTGGCGGCTATGGAACTTTGCCATGGATGGTATCACCTCATTTTCCACAGTCCCCTTGCGAATTTGGACCTATTTAGGGCTGGCCATAGCTTTGGCGTCCTTTGCTTATGGTTCGTTTATTGTCGGGCGGACCCTGATTTTTGGCCGTGATTTTCCGGGATATGCCTCCTTGATCACAGTCATTCTGTTTTTCGGTGGCGTGCAACTCATTGGTCTTGGTGTTGTTGGTGAATATATCGGCCGGATCCATACGGAAACCAAGGCCCGCCCTATTTATGTTGTTCGAGAACGGTTTGAAGATGTGACGTAAAGCAATTGGTTCCTCACACAAATCTGTGCCTGACTTGAGGCCAAAAACTTGAAAAGCATGAGCCCTCTCGGGTAGTTAGGTAGTTACCACACAAACCTATCACCCAGGAGGAACTCATGCTCGTGTCCCAGTTAACCAAATTGACGCTGGATATTCAAGGATTTCGTGTC
The sequence above is drawn from the Desulfohalobium retbaense DSM 5692 genome and encodes:
- a CDS encoding A24 family peptidase — its product is MSTLQPEFILPLLLFPALIFAALYDLRYQKIPNLLNFPLALFALIYHTAFTGLNGLAFGVTGMLLGTALFLPPYIFGGMGAGDTKLMGAIGAVLGAKGVFVSALFTAIFGGLYAVLLLLVHRGYARTLMQRTWEGLKTLVLVRRYIPDSSPQSTNTSPRLCYGIAIALGTLTHVLLQHLGIDVWNRLFA
- a CDS encoding Flp family type IVb pilin, yielding MLNGLFTFFFDEQGATATEYAIMISLIAVVIIVAVTALGLATNDLFSEAKNEFEKL
- a CDS encoding Flp family type IVb pilin — translated: MDKLMNFFRAEEGATAVEYGLMVALIAIVIIAAVTFLGNSLNNIFNEVANKVDSAG
- a CDS encoding glycosyltransferase family 2 protein, whose amino-acid sequence is MLSIICPLRDEEDSVQPFFARLLPVLKDLELDFEIICVNDGSQDKTLERLQAARELESRIRILDLSRNFGKEAALTCGLDHTRGQAVIPIDADLQDPPELIVDMVHMWQQGCEVVLAQRTDRSSDNWLKRKTAEWFYRLHNAISRPTIIPNVGDFRLMDRKVVEALKMLPERGRFMKGIFSWVGFRQAILPYARDVRKTGKSKFSTWRLWNFAMDGITSFSTVPLRIWTYLGLAIALASFAYGSFIVGRTLIFGRDFPGYASLITVILFFGGVQLIGLGVVGEYIGRIHTETKARPIYVVRERFEDVT